Proteins encoded in a region of the Ancylobacter sp. SL191 genome:
- the carB gene encoding carbamoyl-phosphate synthase large subunit → MPKRTDISTILIIGAGPIVIGQACEFDYSGTQACKTLKAEGYRVVLVNSNPATIMTDPDLADATYIEPITPEIVAKIIAKERHAIPGGFALLPTMGGQTALNCALSLRKMGVLDEFDVEMIGATAEAIDKAEDRELFRDAMTKIGLDTPRSRQIKTLPQALEALEEIGLPVIIRPSFTMGGLGGGIAYNKSEYIEIIERGIDASPTNEVLVEESVLGWKEYEMEVVRDKADNCIIICSIENIDPMGVHTGDSITVAPALTLTDKEYQIMRDASLAVLREIGVETGGSNVQFAIDPASGRMIVIEMNPRVSRSSALASKATGFPIAKVAARLAVGYTLDEIANDITGGATPASFEPTIDYVVTKIPRFAFEKFPGAEPTLTTSMKSVGEAMAIGRTFQESLQKALRSLETGLTGLDEIEIEGLGQGDDKNAIRAAIGTPTPDRLLNVAQAMRLGLDNEAIHAGCKIDPWFLDQIREIVDMEAKVRAHGLPKTAGAFRRLKAMGFSDSRLAGLARLSEAEVSRRRRALDVRPVYKRIDTCAAEFASPTAYMYSSYETPFAGVLADESRPTNAKKVAILGGGPNRIGQGIEFDYCCCHAAFALKDAGYETIMVNCNPETVSTDYDTSDRLYFEPLTAEDVIEVLDRERANGTLHGVIVQFGGQTPLKLARALEEADIPILGTSPEAIDLAEDRDRFKTLLDKLKLRQPANGIAYSVEQARLVTADLGYPLVVRPSYVLGGRAMQIIREESQLGDYLLETLPGLVPNDIKARYPNDKTGQINTLLGKNPLLFDRYLSDAIEVDVDCLADGKDTFICGIMEHIEEAGIHSGDSACSLPPYSLSPEMIAELEAQTRKMALALQVGGLMNVQYAIKDGAIYVLEVNPRASRTVPFVAKVIGQPIAKIAARVMAGESLASFGLTPFTGEHVAVKEAVFPFARFPGVDTVLGPEMRSTGEVMGLDKSFAVAFAKSQLGGGTKVPTSGTVFISLREDDKPRILDTARLLVALGFKIIATSGTQRFLVANGIDSQTINKVLEGRPHIVDLIKNGGVQLVFNTTEGAQALADSRSLRRAALLHKVPYYTTLSGAIAAARGIKAYIGGDLEVRALQDYFSSVRS, encoded by the coding sequence ATGCCGAAACGCACAGATATTTCCACCATCCTCATCATTGGCGCCGGCCCTATCGTTATCGGGCAGGCCTGCGAGTTCGATTACTCCGGCACGCAGGCGTGCAAGACGCTGAAGGCCGAGGGTTACCGGGTCGTCCTGGTGAACTCCAATCCGGCGACGATCATGACCGATCCGGATCTGGCGGACGCCACCTATATCGAGCCGATCACCCCGGAAATCGTCGCCAAGATCATCGCCAAGGAACGCCACGCGATCCCCGGCGGCTTCGCGCTGCTGCCGACCATGGGCGGCCAGACCGCGCTCAACTGCGCGCTCTCGCTGCGCAAGATGGGCGTGCTCGACGAGTTTGACGTCGAGATGATCGGCGCCACCGCCGAGGCCATCGACAAGGCCGAGGACCGCGAGCTGTTCCGCGACGCGATGACCAAGATCGGTCTCGACACGCCGCGCTCGCGCCAGATCAAGACCCTGCCGCAGGCGCTGGAAGCGCTGGAAGAGATCGGCCTGCCGGTCATCATCCGCCCCAGCTTCACCATGGGCGGGCTCGGCGGCGGCATCGCCTACAACAAGTCCGAGTACATCGAGATCATCGAGCGCGGCATCGACGCCTCCCCCACCAATGAGGTGCTGGTGGAAGAGAGCGTGCTGGGCTGGAAGGAGTATGAGATGGAGGTCGTCCGCGACAAGGCGGACAACTGCATCATCATCTGCTCCATCGAGAACATCGACCCGATGGGCGTCCACACCGGCGACTCCATCACCGTCGCGCCGGCGCTGACGCTGACCGACAAGGAATACCAGATCATGCGCGACGCCTCGCTGGCGGTGCTGCGCGAGATCGGCGTGGAGACCGGTGGCTCCAACGTGCAGTTCGCGATCGACCCGGCGAGCGGGCGCATGATCGTGATCGAGATGAATCCGCGCGTCTCGCGCTCCTCGGCGCTGGCGTCGAAGGCGACGGGCTTCCCCATCGCCAAGGTCGCCGCGCGCCTCGCGGTCGGCTACACGCTGGACGAGATCGCCAACGACATCACCGGCGGCGCCACCCCGGCCTCGTTCGAGCCGACCATCGACTATGTCGTCACCAAGATCCCGCGCTTCGCCTTCGAGAAGTTCCCCGGCGCTGAGCCCACGCTGACCACCTCGATGAAGTCGGTCGGCGAGGCGATGGCCATCGGCCGCACCTTCCAGGAATCACTCCAGAAGGCGCTGCGCTCGCTGGAGACCGGCCTGACCGGCCTCGACGAGATCGAGATCGAGGGACTCGGCCAGGGCGACGACAAGAACGCCATCCGCGCCGCCATCGGCACCCCGACGCCCGACCGGCTGCTGAATGTCGCGCAGGCCATGCGCCTCGGCCTCGACAATGAGGCGATCCACGCCGGCTGCAAGATCGACCCGTGGTTCCTCGACCAGATCCGCGAGATCGTCGACATGGAAGCCAAGGTGCGCGCGCACGGCCTGCCGAAGACGGCGGGCGCGTTCCGCCGCCTCAAGGCGATGGGGTTTTCCGATTCCCGCTTGGCCGGCCTTGCCCGCCTCTCCGAGGCCGAGGTCTCGCGGCGCCGCCGCGCGCTCGATGTGCGCCCGGTCTATAAACGCATCGACACCTGCGCGGCCGAGTTCGCCTCGCCCACCGCCTATATGTACTCCTCCTACGAGACGCCCTTCGCCGGCGTGCTGGCGGACGAATCCCGGCCGACCAATGCCAAGAAGGTCGCCATTCTCGGCGGCGGGCCGAACCGCATCGGCCAGGGCATCGAGTTCGATTATTGCTGCTGCCATGCCGCCTTCGCGCTGAAGGATGCCGGGTATGAGACCATCATGGTCAACTGCAACCCGGAGACCGTCTCGACCGATTACGACACCTCGGATCGGCTCTATTTCGAGCCGCTGACCGCCGAGGACGTGATCGAGGTGCTCGACCGCGAGCGCGCCAACGGCACGCTGCATGGCGTCATCGTGCAATTCGGCGGCCAGACCCCGCTCAAGCTCGCCCGCGCGCTGGAAGAGGCCGACATCCCGATCCTCGGCACCTCACCGGAGGCCATCGACCTCGCCGAGGACCGCGACCGGTTCAAGACGCTGCTGGACAAGCTGAAGCTGCGCCAACCGGCCAACGGTATCGCCTATTCGGTGGAGCAGGCGCGCCTCGTCACCGCCGATCTCGGCTACCCGCTGGTGGTGCGCCCCTCCTATGTGCTGGGCGGCCGGGCAATGCAGATCATCCGCGAGGAAAGCCAACTCGGCGACTACCTGCTGGAGACGCTGCCGGGCCTCGTGCCGAACGACATCAAGGCGCGCTACCCGAACGACAAGACCGGCCAGATCAACACCCTGCTCGGCAAGAACCCGCTGCTGTTCGACCGCTATTTGTCGGACGCCATCGAGGTGGACGTGGACTGCCTCGCCGATGGCAAGGACACCTTCATCTGCGGGATCATGGAGCACATCGAGGAAGCCGGCATCCATTCGGGTGATTCGGCCTGCTCGCTGCCGCCCTATTCGCTCAGCCCGGAGATGATCGCCGAGCTGGAAGCGCAGACCCGCAAGATGGCGCTGGCGCTTCAGGTCGGCGGCCTGATGAACGTGCAATACGCCATCAAGGACGGCGCGATCTATGTGCTGGAAGTGAACCCGCGCGCCTCGCGCACGGTGCCTTTCGTCGCCAAGGTGATCGGCCAGCCCATCGCCAAGATCGCCGCCCGCGTCATGGCCGGCGAGTCGCTCGCCTCCTTCGGCCTCACGCCGTTCACCGGCGAGCATGTCGCGGTGAAGGAAGCCGTATTCCCCTTCGCCCGCTTCCCCGGCGTCGACACGGTGCTCGGCCCGGAGATGCGCTCGACCGGCGAGGTGATGGGCCTCGACAAGTCCTTTGCCGTCGCCTTCGCCAAGAGCCAGCTCGGCGGCGGCACCAAGGTGCCGACCTCCGGCACGGTGTTCATCTCGCTGCGCGAAGATGACAAGCCGCGCATTCTCGACACGGCGCGGCTGCTCGTCGCGCTCGGCTTCAAGATCATCGCGACGTCGGGCACGCAGCGCTTCCTCGTGGCGAACGGCATCGACAGCCAAACGATCAACAAGGTGCTGGAAGGCCGGCCGCATATCGTCGATCTGATCAAGAACGGCGGCGTGCAGCTCGTGTTCAACACCACGGAAGGTGCGCAGGCGCTGGCGGATTCCCGTTCGCTGCGCCGGGCCGCCCTCTTGCACAAAGTGCCGTATTACACCACGCTATCGGGAGCTATCGCGGCGGCGCGCGGGATCAAGGCTTATATTGGCGGCGATCTGGAAGTGCGGGCCCTGCAGGACTATTTCAGCTCCGTGCGTTCGTGA
- a CDS encoding AzlD family protein, producing the protein MTTTQALLVVFAMALVTYATRAGGIFLVGFVPMSARTENFLRYLAGAVLVALVVPATVRGGPEGYVAVGVAVLARLVLRKALPAIALGILAAALWRAHMGVS; encoded by the coding sequence ATGACCACTACGCAGGCCCTTCTCGTCGTCTTCGCCATGGCCCTCGTCACCTATGCGACGCGGGCCGGCGGCATTTTCCTCGTCGGCTTCGTGCCGATGTCGGCCCGCACCGAGAACTTCCTGCGCTATCTCGCCGGGGCGGTGCTGGTCGCGCTGGTGGTGCCGGCGACGGTGCGCGGCGGGCCGGAGGGCTATGTCGCGGTCGGCGTCGCCGTGCTCGCCCGGCTGGTGTTGCGCAAGGCGCTGCCGGCCATTGCGCTGGGCATCCTCGCGGCGGCGCTGTGGCGCGCTCATATGGGCGTGAGCTGA
- the carA gene encoding glutamine-hydrolyzing carbamoyl-phosphate synthase small subunit produces the protein MSGSAEQLSGGDVWAEPLPTALLVLADGTVLEGFGLGATGQAVGEVCFNTAMTGYQEVLTDPSYAGQIITFTFPHIGNVGTNEDDIETISMAGASGVRGVVLHSAITDPSNYRATRHFDQWLKARGIIAISGIDTRALTALIRDKGMPNAMIAHAADGKFDVEALKKEAAAWPGLVGMDLVPMVTSAQRFTWDETPWQWPQGYGQQTAPVHHVVAIDYGIKRNILRLLARAGCKVTVLPATATSEEVLALNPDGVFLSNGPGDPAATGEYAVPVIRDIIDRGIPTFGICLGHQMLGLAVGGRTMKMHQGHHGANHPVKDMTTGKVEITSMNHGFAVDRDSLPATARETHVSLFDGSNAGIELTDKPVFSVQYHPEASPGPQDSHYLFDRFVDLIAKTKKVA, from the coding sequence ATGAGCGGTAGCGCTGAACAGCTCTCCGGCGGCGACGTGTGGGCCGAGCCCCTCCCGACCGCCCTCCTCGTGCTGGCCGACGGCACCGTCCTTGAAGGCTTCGGGCTGGGTGCCACCGGCCAGGCAGTCGGCGAGGTGTGCTTCAACACGGCGATGACGGGTTATCAGGAAGTGCTGACCGATCCGTCCTATGCCGGGCAGATCATCACCTTCACCTTCCCCCATATCGGCAATGTCGGCACCAATGAGGACGACATCGAGACGATCTCGATGGCCGGCGCCTCAGGCGTACGCGGCGTGGTGCTGCATTCGGCCATCACCGATCCCTCGAATTACCGCGCCACCCGCCATTTCGACCAGTGGCTGAAGGCGCGCGGCATCATCGCCATCTCCGGCATCGACACGCGCGCGCTCACCGCGCTGATCCGCGACAAGGGCATGCCCAATGCGATGATCGCCCATGCCGCCGACGGGAAGTTCGATGTCGAGGCGCTGAAGAAGGAAGCGGCCGCGTGGCCGGGCCTTGTCGGCATGGACCTCGTGCCGATGGTCACCAGCGCCCAGCGCTTCACCTGGGACGAGACCCCGTGGCAGTGGCCGCAGGGCTACGGCCAGCAGACCGCGCCGGTGCATCACGTCGTCGCCATCGACTACGGCATCAAGCGCAACATCCTGCGCCTGCTCGCCCGCGCCGGCTGCAAGGTGACCGTGCTGCCGGCGACCGCCACCTCCGAGGAGGTGCTGGCGCTGAACCCGGACGGCGTGTTCCTCTCCAACGGCCCAGGCGACCCGGCGGCAACCGGCGAATATGCCGTGCCGGTGATTCGCGACATCATCGACCGGGGCATCCCGACCTTCGGCATCTGCCTCGGCCACCAGATGCTCGGCCTGGCGGTGGGTGGGCGCACGATGAAGATGCATCAGGGCCATCACGGCGCGAACCACCCGGTGAAGGACATGACCACCGGCAAGGTCGAGATCACCTCGATGAATCACGGCTTCGCGGTCGACCGCGACAGCCTGCCGGCGACCGCGCGCGAGACCCATGTCTCGCTGTTCGATGGCTCCAATGCCGGCATCGAGCTGACCGACAAGCCGGTCTTCTCCGTGCAGTATCACCCCGAGGCGAGCCCCGGCCCGCAGGACAGCCACTATCTGTTCGACCGCTTCGTCGATCTGATCGCCAAGACCAAGAAGGTGGCCTGA
- a CDS encoding cupin domain-containing protein, with protein MPIIEPEARLFPPSGGVPNHPAFPVLIYHAALPADPSAIEEQVGANGWECRWRNGVFDYHHFHSTAHEALMVARGHATVQLGGSGGAVVEIAAGDALVLPAGTGHKRLAASADFLIIGAYPPGQDYEIERPDAAGLAAAQARIAAVLRPASDPVTGPAGALTRLWNG; from the coding sequence ATGCCGATCATCGAGCCGGAGGCCCGGCTTTTTCCGCCCTCGGGCGGCGTGCCGAACCACCCAGCCTTCCCCGTGCTGATCTACCACGCCGCGCTGCCGGCGGACCCGTCAGCCATCGAGGAGCAGGTCGGCGCCAATGGCTGGGAATGCCGCTGGCGCAACGGCGTGTTCGACTATCACCACTTCCACTCGACGGCGCATGAGGCGCTGATGGTGGCGCGCGGCCACGCCACCGTGCAGCTCGGTGGTTCGGGCGGCGCGGTGGTGGAGATCGCGGCGGGCGACGCGCTGGTGCTGCCGGCCGGCACCGGGCACAAGCGGCTCGCGGCAAGCGCGGATTTCCTCATTATCGGCGCCTACCCGCCCGGTCAGGATTACGAGATCGAGCGGCCGGACGCGGCCGGCCTCGCGGCGGCGCAGGCCCGCATCGCCGCCGTCCTGCGCCCCGCAAGTGACCCAGTAACCGGCCCGGCGGGCGCCCTTACCCGGCTGTGGAACGGCTGA
- a CDS encoding GatB/YqeY domain-containing protein — protein sequence MLRDQINTSLKESMKAGDKVRLGTLRLINAAIKDRDIEARGHGKDPLSDEELLGLLTKMIKQREESAKVYEEAGRADLSTQEREEIVVIQGFLPTQMTEAEAQAAIAAVIAEIGAHGLKDMGRTMAALKERHTGVMDFGKASGTVKALLTA from the coding sequence GTGCTGCGCGACCAGATCAACACTTCGCTGAAGGAATCGATGAAGGCGGGCGACAAGGTGCGCCTCGGCACGCTTCGCCTCATCAATGCGGCGATCAAGGACCGCGACATCGAAGCGCGCGGCCATGGCAAGGATCCGCTCTCCGACGAGGAACTGCTCGGCCTGCTGACCAAGATGATCAAGCAGCGCGAGGAATCCGCCAAGGTCTATGAGGAAGCCGGCCGCGCTGACCTGTCGACGCAGGAGCGGGAGGAAATCGTGGTCATTCAGGGCTTCCTGCCGACCCAGATGACCGAAGCCGAGGCGCAGGCCGCCATCGCCGCCGTCATCGCCGAGATCGGCGCGCATGGCCTCAAGGACATGGGCCGCACCATGGCCGCGCTCAAGGAGCGCCACACCGGCGTGATGGATTTCGGCAAGGCGAGCGGCACGGTGAAGGCGCTGCTGACGGCCTGA
- a CDS encoding UdgX family uracil-DNA binding protein (This protein belongs to the uracil DNA glycosylase superfamily, members of which act in excision repair of DNA. However, it belongs more specifically to UdgX branch, whose founding member was found to bind uracil in DNA (where it does not belong), without cleaving it, appears to promote DNA repair by a pathway involving RecA, rather than base excision.) — protein sequence MEAVSLAYGADRDGFRRAVRRLIAAGVAPEHVVWRMREPGEPEAESACSDLFGALPAGPAEAGEAPALALPRALGELIPLVLCHHDPDRFARLYTLIWRVLHGERRLIDNPADPLVHRLALMAKAVRRDIHKMHAFVRFRALGAENGRERFVAWFEPEHFIVEAAAPFFRTRFPAMDWAILTPKGTVGWDGQALTFGPPATRPPLPEADGFEEGWLAYYASAFNPARANPAMMRTEMPKKYWANLPEARLIPQLLESAPARVAAMIEREAQAPRKRDPVKAVAAMAQQAPLSLAALNDLIRATPAFVPGGTRAVLGEGPEGAALALVGEQPGDQEDIEGRPFVGPAGQLLMRALGEAGLQRERLYLTNAVKHFKFVPRGKRRLHQKPTAGEVKHYRWWLEAELDFVRPRLVVALGGTAALALTGEALAVTRERGPRVLGRHPGFVTTHPSYLLRLPDPAAQADGFAALVADLRQARELTGG from the coding sequence ATGGAGGCCGTGAGCCTGGCCTATGGCGCCGACCGCGACGGCTTCCGCCGCGCCGTGCGTCGGCTGATTGCGGCGGGTGTGGCGCCGGAACATGTCGTCTGGCGGATGCGCGAGCCGGGCGAGCCCGAGGCCGAGAGCGCCTGTAGCGATCTGTTCGGCGCCCTCCCCGCCGGCCCGGCCGAGGCGGGCGAGGCCCCTGCCCTCGCGCTGCCGCGCGCCCTCGGCGAGTTGATCCCGCTGGTGCTCTGCCATCACGACCCCGACCGCTTCGCCCGGCTCTACACGCTGATCTGGCGGGTGCTGCATGGCGAGCGGCGGCTGATCGACAACCCGGCCGATCCGCTGGTGCATCGGCTCGCGCTGATGGCGAAGGCGGTGCGGCGCGACATTCACAAGATGCACGCCTTCGTGCGCTTCCGGGCGCTGGGCGCGGAGAACGGGCGCGAGCGTTTCGTCGCCTGGTTCGAGCCCGAGCATTTCATCGTTGAGGCGGCCGCCCCCTTCTTCCGCACGCGCTTTCCCGCCATGGACTGGGCGATTCTGACGCCGAAGGGGACGGTTGGGTGGGATGGGCAGGCGCTCACCTTCGGTCCCCCCGCCACGCGTCCGCCTCTGCCAGAAGCGGACGGTTTCGAGGAAGGTTGGCTCGCCTACTACGCCAGCGCCTTCAACCCGGCCCGCGCCAACCCGGCGATGATGCGCACGGAGATGCCGAAGAAATACTGGGCCAACCTGCCGGAGGCGCGGCTGATCCCGCAGCTTCTGGAGAGCGCCCCCGCCCGCGTCGCCGCCATGATCGAGCGGGAGGCGCAGGCGCCGCGCAAGCGCGATCCGGTGAAGGCCGTCGCCGCCATGGCGCAGCAGGCCCCATTGAGCCTTGCCGCGCTCAACGACCTCATTCGCGCGACGCCCGCCTTCGTGCCCGGCGGCACGCGCGCCGTGCTCGGCGAGGGGCCGGAAGGCGCAGCGCTGGCGCTGGTGGGCGAGCAGCCGGGCGACCAGGAAGACATCGAAGGCCGCCCCTTCGTCGGCCCGGCCGGGCAGCTTCTGATGCGCGCGCTGGGCGAAGCGGGCTTGCAGCGCGAGCGACTCTACCTCACCAATGCGGTGAAGCACTTCAAATTCGTGCCGCGCGGCAAAAGGCGCCTGCACCAGAAGCCCACGGCCGGCGAGGTGAAGCATTATCGCTGGTGGCTGGAGGCGGAGCTCGATTTCGTGCGCCCGCGCCTCGTGGTCGCGCTCGGCGGCACGGCGGCGCTGGCGCTCACCGGGGAGGCGCTGGCGGTGACGCGGGAGCGCGGCCCGCGCGTGCTCGGCCGTCATCCGGGCTTCGTCACCACCCATCCATCCTATCTCCTGCGCCTGCCCGACCCGGCCGCGCAGGCCGACGGCTTCGCCGCTCTGGTGGCGGACCTGCGGCAGGCGCGGGAGCTGACGGGCGGTTGA
- a CDS encoding putative DNA modification/repair radical SAM protein, translating to MDDTLKAKLGILADAAKYDASCASSGARGRKAARDGIGSTTGAGICHSYTPDGRCVALLKILLTNYCLFDCAYCINRRSSNVERARLSVDEVVRITLGFYKRNYIEGLFLSSGIIRSPDYTMEQMMLVARTLRRDHGFAGYIHLKAIPEASPWLVEQAGLWADRLSVNIELASDISLKSLAPEKDAPGIKATMGQMQERIVEAKEERRRFAPAGQSTQMIVGADDTTDETVLRTSAGLYGGYGLRRVYYSAFSPIPEASRVLPVKAAPLRRENRLYQADWLLRYYGFSVDEIAAGGSAGMLDLDIDPKLAWALKHRERFPVDVNAADRELLLRVPGLGARAVDRILRARRQTRLTLDDIGRLSTGVKRARAFLITADHHPLKLTDRSDLRERLAPPARQLELFA from the coding sequence GTGGATGATACTCTCAAGGCCAAGCTAGGCATCCTTGCCGACGCCGCGAAATATGACGCCTCCTGCGCCTCCTCCGGGGCACGGGGGCGCAAGGCTGCGAGGGACGGCATCGGCTCCACCACGGGCGCCGGCATCTGCCATTCCTACACGCCGGACGGGCGCTGCGTGGCGCTGCTGAAAATCCTGCTGACCAATTACTGCCTGTTCGACTGCGCCTATTGCATCAACCGGCGCTCCTCCAATGTGGAGCGGGCGCGGCTCTCGGTCGACGAGGTGGTGCGCATCACGCTCGGCTTCTACAAGCGCAACTATATCGAGGGGCTGTTCCTCTCCTCCGGCATCATCCGCTCGCCCGACTACACGATGGAGCAGATGATGCTGGTCGCGCGCACGCTGCGCCGCGACCACGGCTTCGCCGGTTACATCCACCTCAAGGCCATTCCCGAGGCGAGCCCCTGGCTGGTCGAGCAGGCCGGCCTGTGGGCCGACCGACTGTCGGTGAACATCGAGCTCGCCTCCGACATCAGTCTGAAATCGCTGGCGCCGGAGAAGGACGCGCCGGGCATCAAGGCGACGATGGGTCAGATGCAGGAGCGGATTGTCGAGGCCAAGGAGGAACGCCGCCGCTTCGCCCCGGCCGGACAGAGCACGCAGATGATCGTCGGCGCGGACGACACCACGGACGAGACGGTGCTGCGCACCAGCGCCGGGCTTTATGGCGGCTATGGCCTGCGGCGCGTCTATTACTCCGCCTTCAGCCCGATCCCCGAGGCGAGCCGCGTGCTGCCGGTGAAAGCCGCCCCGCTCCGGCGCGAGAACCGGCTGTACCAGGCGGACTGGCTGCTGCGCTATTACGGCTTCAGCGTCGACGAAATCGCCGCCGGCGGCAGCGCGGGGATGCTCGACCTCGACATCGATCCCAAGCTCGCCTGGGCGCTGAAGCACCGCGAACGCTTCCCGGTGGATGTCAACGCCGCCGATCGCGAACTCCTGCTGCGCGTGCCAGGCCTCGGCGCGCGGGCGGTCGACCGCATCCTGCGCGCCCGGCGCCAGACGCGGCTGACGCTGGATGATATCGGCCGGCTGAGCACGGGCGTGAAGCGGGCGCGCGCCTTCCTCATCACCGCCGACCATCACCCGCTGAAACTCACCGACCGGTCCGATCTGCGCGAACGCCTCGCCCCGCCGGCCCGTCAGCTCGAGCTGTTCGCGTGA
- a CDS encoding AzlC family ABC transporter permease, whose protein sequence is MSPDPQTPAPATLTWAGCWRGARAIIAVLPPVFVFGVAFGIAARGAGLEGWLAALMSVVVFAGASQFAVLDLWTSPVPWLPLLVATFAINARHILLGASLRALCRGLAPWKVYGAMTLLSDLNWAALIAAERKGERDLGYLVGGGLLMWATWVSATIIGAVAGGLTLDDVKTYALDLVLVAFFATTLVGLRRGRVDDLPWLVAGLAAMGAVWFLPPNWHVMVGGLAGGLAGLLRDEFKRSDLTRP, encoded by the coding sequence ATGTCCCCAGACCCCCAAACGCCCGCGCCGGCCACGCTGACCTGGGCAGGGTGCTGGCGCGGAGCGCGCGCGATCATTGCCGTTCTCCCGCCCGTCTTCGTGTTCGGCGTCGCCTTTGGCATCGCCGCGCGCGGCGCCGGACTCGAGGGCTGGCTCGCGGCGCTGATGAGCGTCGTCGTCTTCGCCGGGGCGTCGCAATTCGCGGTGCTGGACCTGTGGACAAGCCCGGTGCCGTGGCTGCCGCTGCTGGTGGCGACCTTTGCCATCAATGCCCGGCACATCCTGCTCGGCGCCTCGCTGCGCGCCTTATGCCGGGGGCTGGCGCCGTGGAAGGTCTATGGGGCGATGACGCTGCTGAGCGACCTCAACTGGGCGGCGCTGATCGCCGCCGAGCGCAAGGGCGAGCGCGATCTCGGCTATCTCGTCGGCGGCGGCCTGCTGATGTGGGCGACCTGGGTGTCGGCGACGATTATCGGCGCGGTCGCTGGCGGGCTTACGCTGGATGATGTGAAGACCTATGCGCTCGATCTCGTGCTGGTGGCGTTCTTCGCCACCACGCTGGTCGGGCTGCGGCGGGGGCGGGTGGACGATCTGCCCTGGCTGGTGGCGGGTCTGGCCGCCATGGGCGCGGTGTGGTTTCTGCCGCCGAACTGGCACGTCATGGTCGGTGGGCTGGCGGGCGGCCTCGCCGGTCTCCTGCGCGACGAATTCAAACGCTCCGATTTGACGCGCCCATGA